The window GGCCacaaaagatattttaaagaaattatatGTTGCATTGGATATTAATTCACCTCCTAATAACCAGAAACTAGAGGCATTCATATTATCTCTGCATATAGAAACCGCGTTATCCCAGGTTGATTTTGAATTGGCATATTCCATGTCTAAACTTTTGttggaaaatgaaaacgCTAGGCTCTATTGGGTGGTGATTTTACAAGTCGGAAAGTTTATTGATGCAGATAACTGGCCAGATTTAGAAACTCCAACggaaattatatatttgcaAATGGAAGTATTATctaaattaataatgattattCCTTCTGAAAACATGGAGAGCGTTGTGTCAGAATTCAGTAGGCTACAATTGGAATTGGTGACAAGAGATTTGATTAATGACAAGTACTCATTAAAGAATATgcaaaaattggaaaataattatacCAAGTTCATCAGTGGTATAAAATCAAACATGCATAGTATAATGGGTGAACTATGATAAAAAAgcaattataaaaattatccctaaaataaattgtgcaattaaattattaagtatctatatatgtatgtagATACAGATATGAATTCGTAAAATAAGTTGGAGAAATCTACCTAAGCTTGTAGAAACTCTTACTACgatctttttttaagcaGTAAGTCACTTATATCTATATGATTCGTTTTGGCATCTTCATATGGAGTTGGCGAACTGCTTTTcaactctttttttaaaaatggtagCTTAGATTGAAATCCTTTGGAGGCATACCTTTCTTTGGCGTCTTTAGCACTAGATAAAGTTTTGTAAAATTCGACAACTTTCCTATGGGCTTGAACTTTACTTTTGttgaaatttaaaacttgtAATCCTTCCCTAGAAACAGCACGTGATAAGGCCACATACGCTTGTCCCTTTTCAAAGATTTTGCGTAAATCTACTTTACACCGTGATAATGTTTGTCCTTGCGATTTATGAATTGACAAAGCCCACGCTAACATTAGAGGGAGCTGAACTCTAGAAACTATCGGTTTTTCGTGTTCATCCTCAATGACCCAAGCTTCAGGTTCTACTAAAACAGTTCTATATGTTCCATCTgccaaaacaaaattcaCCAATGGTaactttcttttatttgaagATGTGTGCAGTTTGTTCAATAATTCCTTCTTACgttgtaaatttttatctatttcTGGATTTGAAGAAGCTTTAGGCAAAAATGCAAAGATATAATCTCCCAATTGCACATTAGCTTCAGTGgatttatcatttttaaactCTTTAATTAACGAGCCAGTACcctttttgaaattagCTTTTGTATCATCGGGATCCTTTATGTCCCCTCCATGAAGGGAAGTATCCACGTGTTGCCCCTCTTTTTCCACTTTGGCATCCAAATAGGTTTCCACCCCAGTTAATTCCTGTGTATTTAATTCATCCTCTTTCATACTTTGATAAAACATATACGTTTCACTATCtaaaaaatcaacaacTTTCCCCAAAGAACCATTAACCAACGTACtgtctatattttttatcatcatcacttGTGCTCCAATTTTTAGTTCCAATGTTTTGGGGGCCagaaaattgaaaagtaAATTTTCTCTTAGTTTTGGATCTGTTGTAGTGCCACCGTCAATGGCATTAAATACATGTTTATGTCCAGGAAGTTCTCTTagtttgttgttgttagcGTTGTCTACTTCGTTTCTCGTTGGAAATAATTCTGCAGGCATGATACCATcgtcaaataataatggttttccaagcttttttaattctaacTCAGTATCCCTAGATACTGTTCCCAATCTTATTTCATTTAACATGGTAATAAATTTCATATCACCCTTTTGCCTGAAAACTTTTTGTAAAGTGATGGTAATATTAATTGTCTCCTCCCACGCTTTGGATTCAAATGCAAACTTAACGTCTTGAATTTGGTTTCTATCCTTTGGTTTATTTACAGGTGgtaattgaaaaaaatcaccACAAAATATGACCTGAATTCCACCAAAAGGTTCGTTATATCTTTTCCTAACATGTCTAGCGACATAGTCCAATTTATCCAACAAGTCTCCAGCAATCATACTTATTTCGTCAACAATTAGCACATCTGTTTCTTTCCATCTTTCGGTGTTTTTCCTATTTCTCCTAACTTTTCTGAATAATTGTACATCTGATCCGTTTCCCAAACCAATGCCCGCAAAAGAATGCAAGGTTATGCCACCGATATTGCAGGCTGCTAAACCGGTTGAAGCAGTAACAGCAACCGTACCATTGCATTCTCTTAATTCCTTGATTAATGCTCGCAATAAAACTGATTTACCTGTACCAGCTGACCCTgtataaaaaatgttataaCCACGTTTAGCCAATTCAATGACCTGGCGCTGTTCCTCACTCAACAAATGacttttcacttttttccTTACGATTGAGCTTCCAGCAATTTGTTGAATAGATGGTTCAATGATTTTCTGATGATCATTTAGGGCCATAAGGGTATTTGGTCTTTGGGTCAAAAAGAGTAATTGTGcattattcattttttcctttgatTTTGAATCATTCTTggtattttcaaaaaaaggagaTGTTTCATTAAAATTTCTTATTGGTAACACCTGAGCTGTCTCTTTGTCCAATTGTATTgaattttcaatatcttTATCAATTGAAGGGGGCTTGATTTTTGTAGCGTCACTAATGATAGAAATGTTTCTTTTAGATCTGATGGATTCGTTAATGTGAGTAATTGAAgcgtttttatttttggttatatttttagGATTGGGTGTTGATAATACTTTTTGTGGTATCTTTGTAATGCTAGTGCTATTATCTGATTGAATAACAGTATTGACACTCTGATCAAGTTTGATTAATGGCTTTTGTACATTGGCTGTTATTGGTTGAACCTTggttgtttttgttattgaaGAAATCTGAGGATTTAATACTACTTCACAATCTGAATCATCACTTAGCCAAGCTATATCGTCTTTGGATAGTTTCTGGTACTTGTTATTACTGCTATAAATTACGGTTTCTGACTCTAACTCGTAGTATCTTTTTGACATTCCTGTTTTATGGTGGTATCTTATGCTCTTGGTAGCTCTTATATTCAAAAcaaagattttattaaaaggaACTGAAAATATGGGGTTGGTTTTAAGAATtgtaatattattcaatAATCTGTATAGGTCCATACgagaaaaagtttttttcttctttctttctttttttttttttttttttttttccttcttaaAACGCAGTTATCAATTGAACCTTCAGTATATAGACATAAATATAcagaaaagtttttttctctttttttttttttttttttttctatcttttattcaatgtttatatttagaaAGATTACCAATTGGATCTTACAAaagaatgaaaataaagttaaaatttcccaaaagaaaaaaaaaaaaaaaacaaaaacaaataaacaaaaacacGATATTACAGTAGaatgaaatgaaaatgtCACCCTTTATGGTAACAGACTAGAATGATTCTTTTCGATATGCTAAATTGTCACAATAGCAGTAATGACGTGACTAATAGGAACGCACACGTATAGATGTTCCTTTATATCAGTTAGATTGGAATGTTATTTACTTCTTGTAATttgtattaatatattattgcATACATAACAAAGTGTTGAATTGCaagttttaattatatatatttaaccGCCGCTTCTTCATCAAATCACGTGAatgttgttattaccattttttttcctttttttattttgttccCAAAACGCGTAAAATTCGGATGCAAATTCTCTCCTTTTATCGATTAAATTGTCGTGTTATTAACATTCTGTctataatttcaaaaaataataaaaattaacacAAGCAAATCCACTGTATAATAATGACTTCCGGTGTTGATAAATGGTTTAAAATAGCAGtgaatattaaatatttggataTTTCTACTGTATTACAAATCGGACAAAGTTTCCGTTGGGTATATAATGGTGAGACAAACGAATATATCAGTTCAATAAATTTGGATCATGATAAAACCTTTGATATTGTAAAACTAAAACAAGATGATAAATTCATGTATTACACGagtgttaataataataataataaacaattattaCATACTTGGGTTAGATcctattttcttttagatATTGATAGGAAACAATTATTCGAGCATTGGAAAATTAAAGATCCCAAGCACTTCAGTAATTTATCTCATATAGAACCACTGTGTTCTTCTTGCTGTATTTTGCAACAAGATCCGTGGGAAACTTTGCTTTCTTTTATATGTTctagcaataataacatatcTCGGATTACCAAAATGTGTCATACTCTAACAGAATTGGCTGGAGATGAAATTCCAAACTGCGATCAATTATCACCACTGTATACTTTTCCTAACAGTGGCCAAATTATCAAAGTATTGACGGAAAGTATCTTGAGGGAAAACGGGTTCGGCTATAGGGCAAAATACATAATCGAAACcgctaaaaaaattgttgacttaaaattaaaagatggTATGATGGAATTATCTGATTCACAGTATTTGAAGTGGAAAATTTCAGGGAGCCCATATCTGGAAGCACGAGAATTTGCTTTAGCATTTTCTGGAGTAGGACCCAAAGTCGCCGATTGTTTCCTGCTAATGGGGATGGGGTATCATGATGTTGTCCCAGTTGATGTTCATGTAAATAGAATAGCCCAAAGAGACTATAAAATTACCAGCGGtagtagcaataataaaaaaactcaAATTGCAAAATTGAAACTAGAATATACCAAATATCCAACAACTAGAAGGAAAATCAATTTTGATCTAGATCTAATTAGGTTATTTTTTCGTGATTTATGGGGTGCTTATTCAGGTTGGGCACAGGCAATCTTCTTTGCTAAAGAAGTTGGTAGCACAAGTGGCATTGTAGATGGGTCAGTCtccaaaagaaaattattaataaaaactgAAGATGACAATAGTGCTGTCACAAAACGAATTAaagttaaataaataaatgaataagtaaaaaaaaaaaaaaaaaaaaaaaaaaagaaataatgaaatttaTGTGcgtattagtattatttagATAGGTCATATGTACAAGATATAAGGTTAAAATaggaaaacaaaatagtTACATAAAATTAACATACCTACACtgattattgtttttttggttCGGTTTCAGCTGGAGTTCCATATAGTTGGTCTATATAAGCTTGCACTGTTTCCAATTCATCGTATCTAGAAACAGACTTATTTTCACTCCTTAGATTTTTAACAACCTCAACAACTTCCTTTACAGCCTGCT is drawn from Saccharomycodes ludwigii strain NBRC 1722 chromosome V, whole genome shotgun sequence and contains these coding sequences:
- the PIF1 gene encoding DNA helicase PIF1 (similar to Saccharomyces cerevisiae YML061C | PIF1 | Petite Integration Frequency) — translated: MSKRYYELESETVIYSSNNKYQKLSKDDIAWLSDDSDCEVVLNPQISSITKTTKVQPITANVQKPLIKLDQSVNTVIQSDNSTSITKIPQKVLSTPNPKNITKNKNASITHINESIRSKRNISIISDATKIKPPSIDKDIENSIQLDKETAQVLPIRNFNETSPFFENTKNDSKSKEKMNNAQLLFLTQRPNTLMALNDHQKIIEPSIQQIAGSSIVRKKVKSHLLSEEQRQVIELAKRGYNIFYTGSAGTGKSVLLRALIKELRECNGTVAVTASTGLAACNIGGITLHSFAGIGLGNGSDVQLFRKVRRNRKNTERWKETDVLIVDEISMIAGDLLDKLDYVARHVRKRYNEPFGGIQVIFCGDFFQLPPVNKPKDRNQIQDVKFAFESKAWEETINITITLQKVFRQKGDMKFITMLNEIRLGTVSRDTELELKKLGKPLLFDDGIMPAELFPTRNEVDNANNNKLRELPGHKHVFNAIDGGTTTDPKLRENLLFNFLAPKTLELKIGAQVMMIKNIDSTLVNGSLGKVVDFLDSETYMFYQSMKEDELNTQELTGVETYLDAKVEKEGQHVDTSLHGGDIKDPDDTKANFKKGTGSLIKEFKNDKSTEANVQLGDYIFAFLPKASSNPEIDKNLQRKKELLNKLHTSSNKRKLPLVNFVLADGTYRTVLVEPEAWVIEDEHEKPIVSRVQLPLMLAWALSIHKSQGQTLSRCKVDLRKIFEKGQAYVALSRAVSREGLQVLNFNKSKVQAHRKVVEFYKTLSSAKDAKERYASKGFQSKLPFLKKELKSSSPTPYEDAKTNHIDISDLLLKKRS
- the OGG1 gene encoding 8-oxoguanine glycosylase OGG1 (similar to Saccharomyces cerevisiae YML060W | OGG1 | 8-OxoGuanine Glycosylase/lyase); protein product: MTSGVDKWFKIAVNIKYLDISTVLQIGQSFRWVYNGETNEYISSINLDHDKTFDIVKLKQDDKFMYYTSVNNNNNKQLLHTWVRSYFLLDIDRKQLFEHWKIKDPKHFSNLSHIEPLCSSCCILQQDPWETLLSFICSSNNNISRITKMCHTLTELAGDEIPNCDQLSPLYTFPNSGQIIKVLTESILRENGFGYRAKYIIETAKKIVDLKLKDGMMELSDSQYLKWKISGSPYLEAREFALAFSGVGPKVADCFLLMGMGYHDVVPVDVHVNRIAQRDYKITSGSSNNKKTQIAKLKLEYTKYPTTRRKINFDLDLIRLFFRDLWGAYSGWAQAIFFAKEVGSTSGIVDGSVSKRKLLIKTEDDNSAVTKRIKVK